A section of the Chelmon rostratus isolate fCheRos1 chromosome 16, fCheRos1.pri, whole genome shotgun sequence genome encodes:
- the LOC121620073 gene encoding uncharacterized protein LOC121620073 — PRCLYCNNFCYEKQEVEKEYCSWTRSNRVCRCKEDFCCADNFCIRHTECGPGHGVQTKGTSQSNTVCEECAEGFVSNSSCASGQIVLLPGSIYHDTMCGTCEDLGNGGMSRAFLSGFFSMHRMRVAKMCIINLAFFYEPPAPGPVHRGDPHLCQMSTGTHMAAHCTAATVTRCAPCKGELYTEPWNYLPCSICGPVSEIEMYDVL, encoded by the exons ATTGCAGCTGGACGCGAAGCAACAGGGTCTGCCGCTGCAAAGAGGACTTCTGCTGCGCCGATAacttctgtatcagacacacggAGTGCGGCCCCGGACACGGAGTTCAAACGAAag gtacatcacaaagcaacactgtttGTGAAGAATGTGCCGAGGGCTTCGTCTCTAACTCATCTTGCGCAAGCGGACAGATAGTGCTCCTGCCCGGCTCCATCTACCACGATACGATGTGTGGCACCTGCGAGGATCTTGGAAATGgaggt ATGTCCAGAGCTTTCCTCTCGGGATTCTTCAGTATGCACAGGATGCGCGTggcaaaaatgtgcatcattaaCTTGG cATTCTTCTATGAACCACCAGCGCCAGGACCCGTCCACCGGGGAGACCctcatctgtgccaaatgtccaCCGGCACGCACATGGCCGCGCACTGCACAGCTGCCACGGTCACCAGGTGCGCGCCGTGCAAAGGCGAACTGTACACCGAGCCGTGGAACTACCTGCCCTGCTCTATTTGTGGGCCTGTCTCAGAGATAGAAATGTAtgatgttctgtaa